The following proteins are encoded in a genomic region of Catellatospora sp. TT07R-123:
- a CDS encoding APC family permease, with product MPTPAIWFKRILLGRPFRTDRLGETLLSKRLALPIFASDPLSSVAYATQEILLVLTLGGLAYLYLAPWIGLAVVVLLTVVVISYRQVVRAYPSGGGSYEVASRNLGPGVGLVVAAALLVDYIMTVAVSVAAGVDNIISAAPALNAWRVPINLAFVALLAAMNLRGVRESGKTFAVPTYLFIVGVLAMITVGLGRTLFGHAPVAESAGWAVEPKHVGLAGLGLTVLALRAFSSGCTALTGVEAISNGVPAFKPPKSTNAARTMAWMGGLSVVMFAGITALALVAQVHIAEDTCDLVGFPGDCATDPQRTVIAQLAAAVFGGTHSAGFYYIQAVTAAILILAANTAFNGFPLLGSILAQDRYLPRQLHTRGDRLAFSNGIIALAAIAAALIAAFDGSVTRLIQLYILGVFTAFTLSQFGMVRHWNRLLTTERDPVARRRVHHSRFVNALGGVLTGVVLVVVLATKFTHGAYLVVIAIPLLWLMMRGIHRHYDTVRAELVAEPGDRTLPSRVHAVVLVSTVHKPTLRALTFARVSRPDSLTAVTVHVDEADTRALQRQWAEYDIAVPLTVIESPYREITRPVVEYVKNLRRTGPRDIVAVYIPEYVVGRWWEHLLHNQSALRLKARLLFEPGVMVINVPWQLHSSAAVVDRIVHTPGQVRRGLADAEPAPVQRSAGSAGSAGTNR from the coding sequence GTGCCCACCCCTGCGATCTGGTTCAAGCGCATCCTTCTCGGCCGGCCCTTCCGCACCGATCGCCTCGGTGAGACCCTGCTGTCCAAGCGCCTGGCCCTGCCCATCTTCGCCAGCGACCCGCTGTCCTCGGTCGCGTACGCCACCCAGGAGATCCTGCTCGTCCTGACCCTGGGCGGCCTGGCCTACCTGTACCTGGCGCCGTGGATCGGGCTGGCGGTGGTGGTGCTGCTGACCGTCGTGGTGATCTCGTACCGGCAGGTGGTGCGCGCGTACCCGTCCGGCGGCGGCTCGTACGAGGTCGCCTCGCGCAACCTCGGCCCGGGGGTGGGCCTGGTCGTGGCCGCGGCGCTGCTGGTCGACTACATCATGACCGTGGCGGTGTCGGTCGCCGCGGGCGTGGACAACATCATCTCCGCGGCACCGGCGCTGAACGCGTGGCGGGTGCCGATCAACCTGGCGTTCGTGGCCCTGCTGGCCGCGATGAACCTGCGCGGGGTCCGCGAGTCGGGCAAGACCTTCGCCGTGCCGACATACCTGTTCATCGTCGGCGTGCTCGCGATGATCACGGTCGGGCTGGGCCGGACCCTGTTCGGGCACGCCCCGGTGGCCGAGAGCGCCGGGTGGGCCGTCGAGCCGAAGCACGTCGGCCTGGCCGGGCTGGGACTGACCGTGCTCGCCCTGCGCGCGTTCTCGTCCGGCTGCACCGCACTGACCGGGGTCGAGGCGATCTCCAACGGCGTACCGGCGTTCAAACCGCCCAAGAGCACCAACGCCGCCCGGACCATGGCCTGGATGGGCGGCCTGTCGGTGGTGATGTTCGCCGGGATCACCGCGCTGGCCCTGGTCGCCCAGGTGCACATCGCGGAGGACACCTGCGACCTGGTCGGCTTCCCCGGCGACTGCGCCACCGACCCGCAGCGCACCGTCATCGCCCAGCTCGCCGCCGCCGTGTTCGGCGGGACGCACTCGGCGGGGTTCTACTACATCCAGGCGGTCACGGCCGCGATCCTGATCCTGGCCGCCAACACCGCCTTCAACGGGTTCCCGCTGCTCGGATCGATCCTGGCCCAGGACCGCTACCTGCCGCGCCAGCTGCACACCCGGGGCGACCGGCTGGCCTTCTCCAACGGCATCATCGCGCTGGCCGCGATCGCCGCCGCGCTGATCGCCGCGTTCGACGGGTCGGTCACCCGCCTCATCCAGCTCTACATCCTGGGCGTGTTCACCGCGTTCACCCTGTCGCAGTTCGGCATGGTGCGGCACTGGAACCGGCTGCTGACGACCGAACGCGACCCCGTCGCCCGCCGCCGCGTCCACCACTCCCGCTTCGTCAACGCCCTCGGCGGGGTGCTGACCGGGGTCGTGCTGGTCGTGGTGCTGGCGACGAAGTTCACGCACGGGGCATACCTGGTGGTCATCGCGATCCCGCTGCTGTGGCTGATGATGCGCGGCATCCACCGCCACTACGACACGGTCCGCGCCGAACTGGTCGCCGAGCCGGGCGACCGGACGCTGCCGAGCCGGGTGCACGCCGTGGTGCTGGTCTCCACGGTGCACAAGCCGACGCTGCGCGCGCTGACGTTCGCCAGGGTCAGCCGCCCCGACTCGCTGACGGCGGTCACCGTGCACGTCGACGAGGCCGACACCCGGGCGCTGCAACGGCAGTGGGCCGAGTACGACATCGCCGTCCCGCTGACCGTCATCGAGTCGCCGTACCGGGAGATCACCCGGCCGGTGGTCGAGTACGTCAAGAACCTGCGCCGGACCGGACCGCGCGACATCGTGGCCGTCTACATCCCCGAGTACGTCGTCGGCCGCTGGTGGGAGCACCTGCTGCACAACCAGTCCGCGCTGCGGCTGAAGGCCCGGCTGCTGTTCGAACCCGGCGTGATGGTGATCAACGTGCCGTGGCAGCTGCACTCCAGCGCCGCCGTGGTGGACCGGATCGTGCACACCCCGGGCCAGGTCCGCCGCGGCCTGGCCGACGCCGAACCGGCACCCGTTCAGCGCTCGGCGGGCTCGGCGGGCTCGGCGGGCACGAACCGGTAG